The Streptomyces sp. DG2A-72 genome includes a region encoding these proteins:
- a CDS encoding transposase encodes MTGETNYIRLLDGAHQLLRAPLIVVWDRLSTHISKTMQALVAERDWLTVVLLPGYAPELNPVEGLWAHIKRSLANLAVRTLSELETLLRQRLKAMQYRHTILGGFLAGTGLALDRPDGPSIRRSQ; translated from the coding sequence GTGACGGGTGAGACGAACTACATCCGCCTGCTGGACGGCGCCCACCAACTGCTGAGGGCCCCGCTGATCGTGGTGTGGGACCGGCTGAGCACGCACATCTCCAAGACGATGCAGGCGCTCGTGGCCGAGCGGGACTGGCTGACGGTGGTCCTGCTGCCCGGGTATGCGCCCGAGCTCAACCCGGTGGAGGGCCTGTGGGCGCATATCAAGCGGAGCTTGGCCAACCTGGCCGTCCGCACCCTCAGCGAGCTGGAGACCCTGCTCCGCCAGCGGCTCAAGGCGATGCAGTACCGGCACACCATCCTCGGCGGATTCCTCGCCGGGACGGGCCTCGCACTCGACAGACCGGACGGACCCTCAATACGCCGAAGTCAGTAA
- a CDS encoding alpha/beta fold hydrolase, protein MGETIETDTGGIWVERRGEGPDVLLIAGLSDPAEAWQAQLDGLSDRYRLTAYDNRGTGRTPLPEGPVSVPGMAEDAAAVLRALEIPAAHVMGFSGGSRIAQELALNHPRLVRSLVLMSTWARPDAYFRSMTDFWHWMAERAPNERAMQEAFLLWIYTRRAHDDGTVDRIIEETLAFPHPQSVEAFQRQLAPFRTHDTLDRLSEITAPTLVLAGELDIAAPPRLGRAVAERIPGARFEVLPGEAHQPFQEVPDAFNARVDAFWQEVQIRG, encoded by the coding sequence ATGGGCGAAACAATCGAAACCGACACCGGCGGGATCTGGGTCGAGCGCCGGGGCGAGGGGCCCGACGTCCTGCTCATCGCGGGGCTCAGCGACCCCGCCGAGGCGTGGCAGGCACAGCTCGACGGGCTCTCCGACCGCTACCGTCTCACCGCCTACGACAACCGCGGCACCGGGCGCACGCCGCTGCCGGAGGGACCTGTGTCGGTGCCCGGGATGGCGGAGGACGCCGCCGCGGTGCTGCGCGCGCTGGAGATCCCGGCCGCCCATGTCATGGGCTTCTCGGGAGGCAGCCGCATCGCGCAGGAGCTGGCACTCAACCATCCCCGGCTCGTCCGCAGCCTCGTCCTGATGAGCACATGGGCCCGTCCCGACGCCTACTTCCGTTCGATGACGGACTTCTGGCACTGGATGGCCGAGCGAGCACCGAACGAGCGCGCCATGCAGGAGGCGTTCCTGCTGTGGATCTACACGCGGCGGGCGCACGACGACGGCACGGTCGACCGGATCATCGAGGAGACGCTGGCCTTCCCGCATCCGCAGTCCGTCGAAGCCTTCCAGCGCCAGCTCGCACCGTTCCGGACGCACGACACGCTCGACCGCCTGTCTGAGATCACCGCGCCGACACTGGTACTGGCCGGTGAACTGGACATCGCCGCGCCACCGCGCCTCGGGCGCGCGGTCGCCGAGAGGATCCCGGGTGCCAGGTTCGAGGTGCTGCCCGGCGAGGCCCACCAGCCATTCCAGGAGGTCCCCGACGCCTTCAACGCACGGGTCGACGCCTTCTGGCAGGAAGTCCAGATCCGGGGTTGA
- a CDS encoding GtrA family protein, giving the protein MKWTRGCTATAPDRAGHYGEHDAGHKEPERPFAQALPAGVEDEAWFFDTELLLLAERSGLRVHEVPVDRVDDPGSRVAIVRTAVDDLRGMVRVLRRTLSGSAEVPVPPRKRPRITTGVRGQLSRFVVIGVCSTVAYLLLYLLLRQLTPALAANALALLVTTVANTAANRRWTFGLTGPRDALRHQLEGGLAFVIGLVLSTGTLALVRLAAPHASRSAELLALVGVNALASAARFLLMRVWVFSPRRANRQLHGTSVRPEEYRNE; this is encoded by the coding sequence GTGAAGTGGACCCGCGGTTGCACCGCAACCGCACCCGATCGAGCGGGGCATTACGGGGAACACGACGCAGGCCACAAAGAGCCCGAACGGCCATTCGCCCAGGCGCTGCCGGCCGGTGTCGAGGACGAGGCGTGGTTCTTCGACACCGAGCTCCTGCTGCTCGCCGAGCGCAGCGGGTTGCGGGTCCATGAGGTGCCGGTGGACCGGGTGGACGACCCTGGCAGCCGGGTCGCCATCGTCCGGACCGCGGTGGACGACCTGCGGGGGATGGTCCGAGTACTGCGCCGGACGCTGTCCGGGTCGGCCGAGGTGCCGGTGCCGCCGCGGAAGCGGCCCCGTATCACCACCGGGGTGCGCGGGCAGTTGTCCCGCTTCGTGGTGATCGGCGTCTGCTCCACCGTCGCCTACCTGCTGCTGTACCTGCTGCTGAGGCAGTTGACGCCCGCGCTGGCCGCCAATGCACTGGCGCTGCTGGTCACCACTGTCGCGAACACGGCTGCCAACCGTCGCTGGACCTTCGGCCTGACCGGCCCGCGTGACGCGCTGCGCCACCAGCTCGAGGGCGGGCTCGCCTTCGTCATCGGACTGGTGCTCAGCACCGGAACCCTGGCCCTGGTGCGGCTGGCCGCTCCGCACGCCTCCCGATCGGCCGAACTCCTGGCATTGGTCGGCGTGAACGCACTGGCCAGCGCGGCGAGGTTCCTTCTGATGAGGGTGTGGGTGTTCAGCCCACGCCGCGCCAACCGGCAGTTGCACGGCACGTCGGTGCGGCCCGAGGAGTACCGGAATGAGTGA
- a CDS encoding winged helix-turn-helix domain-containing protein encodes MRYPDGGGLTAEQRKRREEVRMRAVDLFDEDVKVPCVARELRVSEKSVYQWRRAWKAGGCGALRSKGPSGYDCRLGPHLQAKLAMWLEEGPAAHGWSEDQVWTASRVRTLIGRKFHLSYSVFGVTRLLHRMGYSVQMPARPAAERDEDAITVWREVTWQEVKPCGRRPARSSVSRTKRA; translated from the coding sequence ATGCGGTATCCGGACGGGGGCGGGCTGACCGCCGAGCAGCGCAAGCGCCGGGAAGAGGTACGGATGCGGGCTGTTGACCTCTTCGACGAGGACGTGAAAGTCCCGTGCGTTGCCCGGGAGTTACGGGTGAGCGAGAAATCGGTCTACCAGTGGCGCCGCGCCTGGAAGGCGGGCGGATGCGGGGCGCTGCGTTCGAAGGGCCCCTCCGGCTACGACTGCCGCCTGGGCCCCCACCTGCAGGCCAAGCTCGCGATGTGGCTGGAGGAGGGGCCGGCCGCGCACGGCTGGAGTGAGGACCAGGTGTGGACCGCCTCGCGGGTCCGCACGCTGATCGGACGCAAGTTCCATCTCTCCTACAGCGTCTTCGGGGTGACCCGGCTGCTGCACCGTATGGGCTACAGCGTGCAGATGCCCGCCCGGCCCGCCGCCGAGCGCGACGAGGACGCGATCACCGTGTGGCGGGAGGTGACCTGGCAGGAGGTAAAACCCTGCGGGCGGCGACCGGCGCGTTCATCTGTTTCGAGGACGAAGCGGGCGTGA
- a CDS encoding FAD-binding oxidoreductase, with the protein MNETYPRGADPASSGPISGEQHRKPVDPGLPRPLLDHFASRLNGRLILPQDPDYEPARALWNGMIDRRPALVARCRGDDDVVASVNFARDNGLPLAVRGGGHGVAGQAVCDGGLVVDLSEMTDTDVDPEGSTARAQGGCTLGDLDRATQRHGLAAPVGVVSATGIAGLTLSGGMGWLRRKYGLSCDNLISARVVTADGKLLTASGSENQDLFWAIRGGGGNFGVVTAFDYRLHPVGPEVFLCHVYYPLERAGEVLRACERYVAEAPEEAAPLAVLGRIPKAEAYPAAVHGQPFVAILAVSTGAGEDAAEVGGRALRPLREVTEPLCDLSEHTAYTEAQKFLDDDYPDGRLYYWKSVNAPELSDKLIERLTQHTAAAPSPDSTIDVWYQGGAMARVGEQATAFANRGVPYLFGIEGNWDHQADSERNLTWVRDTFADLRHFSTGGIYLNFPGFLEEGEQLLREGYGGNYERLSAVKTKYDPGNLFRLNANIQPTSY; encoded by the coding sequence ATGAACGAGACGTACCCCCGCGGCGCGGATCCGGCATCGAGCGGGCCGATCAGCGGAGAGCAGCACCGGAAGCCAGTCGATCCCGGTCTGCCGCGCCCGCTCCTGGACCACTTCGCCTCACGGCTGAACGGACGCCTCATCCTGCCCCAGGACCCGGACTACGAGCCGGCCCGAGCGCTGTGGAACGGCATGATCGACCGGCGGCCGGCGCTCGTGGCACGGTGCCGCGGTGACGACGACGTGGTCGCCTCGGTGAACTTTGCCCGTGACAACGGGCTGCCGCTCGCTGTGCGCGGCGGCGGGCACGGAGTGGCAGGACAGGCCGTCTGCGACGGCGGACTGGTCGTCGACCTCTCGGAGATGACGGACACCGACGTCGACCCCGAGGGTTCCACCGCCCGCGCCCAAGGCGGCTGCACCCTGGGAGACCTCGACCGCGCGACCCAGCGACACGGGCTTGCCGCACCCGTGGGGGTCGTCTCGGCAACCGGCATCGCCGGGCTCACCCTGTCGGGCGGCATGGGCTGGCTCCGACGCAAGTACGGGCTGAGCTGCGACAACCTCATCTCCGCCAGGGTGGTCACCGCCGACGGGAAGCTGCTCACCGCGAGCGGAAGCGAGAACCAGGACCTCTTCTGGGCGATCCGCGGGGGCGGCGGAAACTTCGGCGTCGTGACCGCTTTCGACTACCGCCTGCATCCCGTGGGGCCCGAAGTGTTCCTCTGCCACGTGTACTACCCCCTGGAACGCGCGGGAGAGGTGCTCAGGGCCTGCGAGCGCTACGTCGCGGAGGCGCCCGAGGAGGCGGCACCTCTCGCCGTCCTCGGCCGGATACCGAAGGCCGAGGCGTATCCGGCTGCGGTGCACGGACAACCCTTCGTAGCCATCCTCGCCGTGTCCACCGGTGCCGGTGAGGACGCGGCCGAAGTAGGGGGGCGCGCGTTGCGGCCGCTCCGAGAGGTCACCGAACCTCTCTGCGACCTCAGCGAGCACACCGCCTACACCGAAGCACAGAAGTTCCTGGACGACGACTACCCGGACGGCAGGCTCTACTACTGGAAGTCCGTGAACGCACCCGAGCTCAGCGACAAGCTGATCGAGCGCCTGACCCAGCACACCGCCGCGGCTCCCTCGCCCGACTCGACCATCGACGTCTGGTACCAGGGCGGCGCGATGGCACGGGTGGGCGAACAGGCGACCGCCTTCGCCAACCGCGGCGTGCCCTACCTCTTCGGAATAGAGGGCAACTGGGACCACCAGGCCGACTCCGAGCGGAACCTGACCTGGGTCCGCGACACCTTCGCCGACCTGCGCCACTTCTCCACCGGGGGCATCTACCTCAACTTCCCCGGCTTCCTGGAAGAGGGCGAGCAGCTCCTGCGGGAAGGCTATGGCGGGAACTACGAACGGCTGTCGGCGGTCAAGACGAAGTACGACCCGGGCAATCTGTTCCGCCTCAACGCGAACATCCAGCCGACGAGCTACTGA
- a CDS encoding transposase, translated as MTGRPSKGRTWGRRGITPSVKVSGRSRGRLSVAGLLCFRPGLPARLCYRLRRHTGRKGERRSLGETNYIRLLDGAHQLLRAPLIVVWDRLSTHISKTMQALVAERDWLTVVLLPGYAPELNPVEGLWAHIKRSLANLAVRTLSELETLLRQRLKAMQYRHTILGGFLAGTGLALDRPDGPSIRRSQ; from the coding sequence GTGACCGGCCGGCCGTCCAAGGGCCGCACCTGGGGTCGGCGCGGCATCACCCCGAGCGTCAAGGTGTCTGGCCGCAGTCGGGGGCGGCTCTCGGTGGCCGGGCTGCTGTGCTTCCGGCCGGGCCTTCCCGCCCGTCTGTGCTACCGGCTGCGTCGGCATACCGGCCGCAAGGGCGAGCGTCGCTCGCTGGGTGAGACGAACTACATCCGCCTGCTGGACGGCGCCCACCAACTGCTGAGGGCCCCGCTGATCGTGGTGTGGGACCGGCTGAGCACGCACATCTCCAAGACGATGCAGGCGCTCGTGGCCGAGCGGGACTGGCTGACGGTGGTCCTGCTGCCCGGGTATGCGCCCGAGCTCAACCCGGTGGAGGGCCTGTGGGCGCATATCAAGCGGAGCTTGGCCAACCTGGCCGTCCGCACCCTCAGCGAGCTGGAGACCCTGCTCCGCCAGCGGCTCAAGGCGATGCAGTACCGGCACACCATCCTCGGCGGATTCCTCGCCGGGACGGGCCTCGCACTCGACAGACCGGACGGACCCTCAATACGCCGAAGTCAGTAG